In a genomic window of Narcine bancroftii isolate sNarBan1 chromosome 7, sNarBan1.hap1, whole genome shotgun sequence:
- the LOC138739509 gene encoding mitochondrial ornithine transporter 1-like isoform X2: MSLEKKTLQPAVQAAIDLTSGAMGGVACVYTGQPFDTVKVKMQTFPNLYRNVLDCAVKTFKEHGIRGYYQGTTPALMAHISENAVLFLSYGFCQRLVRSLSGMDSKAELSAFQKAASGSFASVFASLAICPTELVKCRLQAMHEMKTSGKLAKEHPSTVWAVIKNVMKTDGPLGMYQGLSSTLMREMPGYFFFFGGYELGRSFFIHAGQSKDDLGPIPLMVSGGFGGACLWIAVYPIDCVKSRIQVLSMSGQQAGFLSTFRSIVLQEDVFSARQA, encoded by the exons ATGTCGCTGGAAAAGAAAACACTACAGCCGGCTGTGCAAGCTGCCATCGACCTCACATCGGGGGCAATGG GTGGAGTTGCTTGTGTTTATACAGGGCAACCTTTCGATACGGTGAAAGTGAAGATGCAGACCTTCCCCAACCTGTACAGAAATGTGTTGGACTGTGCTGTAAAGACGTTTAAAGAACATGGAATTCGAGGATACTACCAGGGCACTACCCCTGCACTAATGGCTCATATATCAGAGAATGCTGTGCTATTCCTTTCTTACGGGTTTTGCCAAAGACTGGTAAGGAGTCTCTCCGGAATGGACAGCAAAGCTGAGCTCAG TGCTTTTCAGAAAGCTGCGTCCGGCTCATTTGCATCAGTCTTTGCCTCGTTGGCCATTTGCCCTACAGAGCTGGTCAAATGTCGCCTTCAAGCCATGCACGAAATGAAAACTTCAGGAAAACTTGCAAAAGAACACCCCAG TACTGTTTGGGCAGTCATCAAAAACGTTATGAAAACTGATGGCCCTCTTGGCATGTACCAAGGTCTATCAAGCACCTTGATGAGAGAGATGCCCGgctactttttcttctttggtGGTTATGAACTGGGTCGCAGTTTTTTCATTCACGCGGGCCAGTCTAAAGATGACCTAG GTCCTATTCCCTTGATGGTGAGTGGTGGTTTTGGAGGTGCCTGCTTATGGATTGCTGTTTATCCAATTGACTGTGTGAAATCACGTATACAGGTCCTCTCAATGAGTGGCCAACAAGCTGGCTTCCTTTCTACATTCCGAAGTATTGTTTTGCAAGAAG
- the LOC138739509 gene encoding mitochondrial ornithine transporter 1-like isoform X3: MSLEKKTLQPAVQAAIDLTSGAMGGVACVYTGQPFDTVKVKMQTFPNLYRNVLDCAVKTFKEHGIRGYYQGTTPALMAHISENAVLFLSYGFCQRLVRSLSGMDSKAELSAFQKAASGSFASVFASLAICPTELVKCRLQAMHEMKTSGKLAKEHPSTVWAVIKNVMKTDGPLGMYQGLSSTLMREMPGYFFFFGGYELGRSFFIHAGQSKDDLGPIPLMVSGGFGGACLWIAVYPIDCVKSRIQVLSMSGQQAGFLSTFRSIVLQEG, encoded by the exons ATGTCGCTGGAAAAGAAAACACTACAGCCGGCTGTGCAAGCTGCCATCGACCTCACATCGGGGGCAATGG GTGGAGTTGCTTGTGTTTATACAGGGCAACCTTTCGATACGGTGAAAGTGAAGATGCAGACCTTCCCCAACCTGTACAGAAATGTGTTGGACTGTGCTGTAAAGACGTTTAAAGAACATGGAATTCGAGGATACTACCAGGGCACTACCCCTGCACTAATGGCTCATATATCAGAGAATGCTGTGCTATTCCTTTCTTACGGGTTTTGCCAAAGACTGGTAAGGAGTCTCTCCGGAATGGACAGCAAAGCTGAGCTCAG TGCTTTTCAGAAAGCTGCGTCCGGCTCATTTGCATCAGTCTTTGCCTCGTTGGCCATTTGCCCTACAGAGCTGGTCAAATGTCGCCTTCAAGCCATGCACGAAATGAAAACTTCAGGAAAACTTGCAAAAGAACACCCCAG TACTGTTTGGGCAGTCATCAAAAACGTTATGAAAACTGATGGCCCTCTTGGCATGTACCAAGGTCTATCAAGCACCTTGATGAGAGAGATGCCCGgctactttttcttctttggtGGTTATGAACTGGGTCGCAGTTTTTTCATTCACGCGGGCCAGTCTAAAGATGACCTAG GTCCTATTCCCTTGATGGTGAGTGGTGGTTTTGGAGGTGCCTGCTTATGGATTGCTGTTTATCCAATTGACTGTGTGAAATCACGTATACAGGTCCTCTCAATGAGTGGCCAACAAGCTGGCTTCCTTTCTACATTCCGAAGTATTGTTTTGCAAGAAG
- the LOC138739509 gene encoding mitochondrial ornithine transporter 1-like isoform X1, whose translation MSLEKKTLQPAVQAAIDLTSGAMGGVACVYTGQPFDTVKVKMQTFPNLYRNVLDCAVKTFKEHGIRGYYQGTTPALMAHISENAVLFLSYGFCQRLVRSLSGMDSKAELSAFQKAASGSFASVFASLAICPTELVKCRLQAMHEMKTSGKLAKEHPSTVWAVIKNVMKTDGPLGMYQGLSSTLMREMPGYFFFFGGYELGRSFFIHAGQSKDDLGPIPLMVSGGFGGACLWIAVYPIDCVKSRIQVLSMSGQQAGFLSTFRSIVLQEGVRAIYSGLTPTMIRAFPANGALFLAYELSRRTMMNHMSN comes from the exons ATGTCGCTGGAAAAGAAAACACTACAGCCGGCTGTGCAAGCTGCCATCGACCTCACATCGGGGGCAATGG GTGGAGTTGCTTGTGTTTATACAGGGCAACCTTTCGATACGGTGAAAGTGAAGATGCAGACCTTCCCCAACCTGTACAGAAATGTGTTGGACTGTGCTGTAAAGACGTTTAAAGAACATGGAATTCGAGGATACTACCAGGGCACTACCCCTGCACTAATGGCTCATATATCAGAGAATGCTGTGCTATTCCTTTCTTACGGGTTTTGCCAAAGACTGGTAAGGAGTCTCTCCGGAATGGACAGCAAAGCTGAGCTCAG TGCTTTTCAGAAAGCTGCGTCCGGCTCATTTGCATCAGTCTTTGCCTCGTTGGCCATTTGCCCTACAGAGCTGGTCAAATGTCGCCTTCAAGCCATGCACGAAATGAAAACTTCAGGAAAACTTGCAAAAGAACACCCCAG TACTGTTTGGGCAGTCATCAAAAACGTTATGAAAACTGATGGCCCTCTTGGCATGTACCAAGGTCTATCAAGCACCTTGATGAGAGAGATGCCCGgctactttttcttctttggtGGTTATGAACTGGGTCGCAGTTTTTTCATTCACGCGGGCCAGTCTAAAGATGACCTAG GTCCTATTCCCTTGATGGTGAGTGGTGGTTTTGGAGGTGCCTGCTTATGGATTGCTGTTTATCCAATTGACTGTGTGAAATCACGTATACAGGTCCTCTCAATGAGTGGCCAACAAGCTGGCTTCCTTTCTACATTCCGAAGTATTGTTTTGCAAGAAG gtgTAAGAGCAATATACTCTGGATTAACACCAACAATGATACGTGCATTCCCTGCCAATGGTGCCCTATTTCTGGCCTATGAACTGAGTAGAAGAACTATGATGAACCACATGAGCAACTGA